The sequence TTGTCAATCTCGGGCTGCGGGCATCGGACGTGCCGGAGTTGCCGGCAGGGCACGGCTTCGTCGTCGCTTCCGGCGAGGGTCTGGCGATGGCCGCGTGCTCGGTCGTCTCGGCGAAGTGGCCCGGCCGGGCGCCCGCCGGCCACGTCCTCCTCCGGGCGTCGTTGCGCCAGCCGACGGCACGTCTCTTCGACTCCACCGACGACGCGGTGGTGGGGCTCGCGCTCGAGGATCTGCGCAGGACGATCGGGCTGCGGGGCGATCCGGTCCTCGCGACCGTAGCCTGCTGGCGGGACGCGATGCCCCGCTACGTCGTCGGTCACCTGACCCATGTGCAGGATGCGGAGGCGGCGATCCGTGCCGCGCGTCAGCCGTTCGTCCTCGCCGGGGCCTGGTACCGGGGCGCGGGCCTGTCCGAGTGCATCGCCGGGGCGAAGGCTGCCGCCGATCAGGTCGGGAGCTCCGCTCGCGAGCCCCGGCGGCGGCACGGGCGGGTGGATCCGATGGCGAGGACAGGCCGTTTGGCACTTGGAGGAGCGGCGCTGTCCAGCGAGGATTCACACGACCCGGAGAGGTCGACTCGCTGACCCAACCCGAGATCGCATCAACGGAAGGAACGTCCCGAGACACGCTCAACGGACGCACGGCCAGAGATCACATCCACGGCCGAATTGCGACGGGCCACTCCGGGTCGCTGCGTTCATGAGAAGTTCCCGTTTGGCCTCGTGCAGACGAGGCGAAGGGCTCGCGGTCCGACGGCAGCCGGCTGACGTGGACCTCGACGGCACGGGGTGTGGCGCGATGACGCGGATCGCTGTGTTGTTCATGGCGGCGCTCGCGGTGTTCGGGCTTGCGGCCTGCGCCCAGTTCACGGCCCGGACCTCCGGCAACGGCTGGGCGGATGTGGTCATGACGGAGATGCGGTTCGGTCCGAACCGCATCGACGCGA comes from Chloroflexota bacterium and encodes:
- a CDS encoding cupredoxin domain-containing protein, translated to MTRIAVLFMAALAVFGLAACAQFTARTSGNGWADVVMTEMRFGPNRIDAKVGQPITIVIVNRGAQRHDLAFPSIEMPSLRGVETLTLPGQSTTL